The Treponema succinifaciens DSM 2489 region GCGGAATGCGCTATTCTCAAAAGGGTGATCTAAAAAAAGCCGAGGAATTTTATCTTCGCTATATTGCTCAAAATCCAGAAAATGTTGACGGTCTTCATTCCATTGCAAAAAACTATGAAGCGCAGGGAAATCTTACGCAGGCAATGTCCACTTACAGGCAGATTGAAAAATTCGATTCTGAAAGCAAAGCTTGGAAAAACGGCATTGAACGGATAAACAAAAGGCTTCTTGACTCTACAAATATTTTTGCAAATGCAGAATCTTCTATTGAAGATGAATTCGGCGATGCGGATGAAAACTTTGAAATTGGACTTGGTGAAAAAACTGAATCACCGGAGATTTCTTATTCTGAAAATGAAATGCAGCCTTCTGCTCCAACTGAAATAGAAACTGAACCAGAATCTACCGGTGAACCAGAGCATGACTTTGAAAATCTTCAAAACGAAGAAGTCGCTGTTGAGGAAGTTTTTTCAGACGGAAAACTTGACGCTGAATCGGAAGACGATGACAAGGAAAAATATTCTCATGGTCTTGACAATTTAGTTCCAGAAGAATATCAAGACGAAGATGTTGGCGGACTTGAAGAGGACGAGACTAGTGCGGAAGATTTTTTTGCGCAGAATCCATTTTCATCTGGCGACAAATCTTCTGCGCCTAAAGAAAATTCTTTTGAGCCTGATTTTGAAACAGAAAGTTTTGACTTGGAAGAAGAAAAGCCTGATGTAATATCAATTCCGCCTGAAGAAAAAATTGAAAAGAAAGAACTTCCTAAGCGTGAATATAAAATGCCGGAAGAAAAAATTCCTGCGCCGCAAAAAACAGAACCTGAAACTCCTGCGCCAGAAGAAGAAATTTCTGAACCGGAAGAACTTATTGATGATGAAGATTTTTCCAAAGATGATGTTTTTGACTTGCCTGAACAGACTGACAGTTCAACTGAAGATTCCGCAGACTTGTTTGAAGATAAAAACTTGAATTTTGAAGATGATGATTTTTCCGAAGAGGAAAAAGACCTTGCGGCTCAGGAATTCTTTATGGAAAGCGACGAGCCTGAAAAAACTTCAGCGTCAGTTCAGGCTGAAGAAGAAATAGAGTCTTCTGAATTAAGTGATGAAAAAATGCCAGAAACTGTAGAAGAGCAAATAGGCAATTTGGAAAATTCCCAAATACGGCTTTTTAAGAAATTAAAGTCTTTGTGCCGTTATCTTCCTGAGCAGCAGAAAAAGAGTTTCCTAGAAAGCAAAACAAATCTTCAGCTTGAATATATAATTTCGCGCCTGTCCGGAAATAAAGGTCTTTTTGCTTCTGCGGAAAATGCAAGAAAAGACTCTGGGTTTGTGTCTTCTGTTCAAGAAAACGAAACAGGCATAAAGCTTCTTTTAAAAGTTATTTTATGTTTAAAGGAGCTTGTAAATTATATTCAGGATGAGCAGATTTCAACTTTGCTTTCTGCAGAAATAAACAGAATGTCAGAAATTCTGCTTCCGTATTCCGGCGAATAAAATACGGGCTGTCAGGGCAAACGCATTATAAATAATTTAAGTAAAGTTTGCGCGAAGGAACGGTTCCTGGGGCAAAAACACTCTGATTGTTGCGACCGCGTGAGCGGGCAATTCTATAGTTATTTTGCAACAATCAGCGTGTAGCGCATTATTGCGCGATTTTGAATCAGGAAACCGTGACTAGGAGCCAGTTTTATGCTGAATACATTTATAATGCGTTTGCCCTGGAATAAAATACGGGCTGTGTTGATTTCTTTTATTCATTGTGATATTTTACAGTATGAAAGTTGCTATCTTTTTAGGTTCCAAGTCTGATTTGGATACAATGAAAAAATCCGCCGATGTTCTAAAAGAATTTGGCGTTGAATACAAGGCTTATGTTATTTCCGCGCACAGAGCCGGAGACTTGCTTGTAAAAACTATTGCTTCTGTAGAAAAAGAAGGATGCGATGTAATTATTGCTGGAGCAGGACTTAGCGCGGCTCTTCCAGGTGTTATTGCCAGCCGCACAGTTCTTCCTGTTGTAGGCGTTCCTCTTGAATGCATTAATCCGGGAAAATCAAACGGACTGGCAGGAATGGACTCTCTCCTTTCTATTGTTCAGATGCCGCCGCAAATTCCTGTTGCAACTGTCGGAATCGGAAATGCAAAAAATGCCGCTTATCTCGCGCTCGAAATCCTTGGAATCAAATATCCTGAAATAAAAACAAAGCTTATAGAATTCCGCGCAAAGATGACTGCTGATGCAGAAACAAACGGCGGTTCAGGAATAGAACTGTAATTTCTGGTGCCATTGTCAGTGCAGGGCTGTGTCATTATCGGGCTTGATCAGATAATCTATATAAATATCTAATGGAAAAAAAATGAAGTGCTGTGAATTTCTTGTTGAAGAAGAGGAAGACAAGCTGCGCGATGAATGCGGTGTTGTCGGAATTTATTTGAATCCACCTAAGCAAGGTGAACCAGAAAAAAAAGAATATGTGGCTTATTCTGCCAGTGATTTTAATGCCGCGACTCAGGCTTATTATGCGCTTTATGCGTTGCAGCACCGCGGGCAGGACAGTGTTGGAATTGCAGTAAGCAACGGCGAAGATATTTCCATTCACAAGGCAATGGGAACAACTGCGGAAGTCTTTAAGCCGGAAAATCTTGAAGCCTTAAAAGGAAACATTGCCTGCGGACACGTCCGTTATGCAACAGCAGGAAGCGCGTCTTTGGAAAACGCCCAGCCGCTTCTTTTAAAGTCAAAGCTCGGCGCGGTTGCAGTAGCCCACAACGGACAGCTTGTAAACTATGAGCAGCTCCGCGAAATGCTTGAAGATTCAGGAAGCACATTTTCTTCTACAAGCGACACGGAAGTCATTTTAAAGCTTATTGCAAAGTCTTACAAAAAAGGCCTTGAGCGCGCGCTGACCGATACAATACAGATGATAAAAGGCTCTTTTGCGCTTGTTGTTTCAACAGAAAAATGTCTTATCGGCGCAAGAGACCCAAACGGAATCCGTCCGCTCTGCCTTGGAAAAGTTGAAAACGGCTGGATTCTTGCAAGCGAAACCTGCGCAATTGACTCTGTGAACGGAACTTATGTTCGCGACATTCAGCCTGGCGAAATTGTAATAATAAATGAAGACGGAGTTCTTTCATTTGAATTTGGAGAGCGCACTTCCAAACGGACTTGCGTTTTTGAATACGTTTACTTTGCGCGCCCGGACAGCATAATCGACGGAATCCCAGTTACAGAAGCACGTGAAAAAATGGGAGCCTGCCTTGCACGTGAAAGCGGAGTTCCTGCGGATGTCGTTATTGGAGTTCCTGATTCTGGAATTGGAGCAGCCCAGGGATATGCAAAGGAAGCTGGAATTCCCTATGCAAGCGGAATCATAAAGAACAAATATATTGGACGCACCTTTATTGCGCCGACTCAGCGTGAGCGCGAGAACATGGTTTTTGTAAAGCTCAATGCTGTAAAGTCTGTTGTGAACGGAAAAAGAGTTGTTGTAATCGACGACTCCATTGTGCGTGGAACAACAAGCCGCCGCCTTGTCCAGATTTTAAGACGCGCTGGAGCAAAAGAAGTTCACTTTAGAATTTCAAGTCCTCCTGTAAAATTTCCTTGCTACTTTGGAATAAACACACCAACTAGAGGCGAGCTGATTTCAAGCATTCACAGCGAAGAGGAAATCTGCAAGGAAATAGGAGCAGACAGCCTGGCTTTTATCAGTGCGGAAGGAATGCTGGAGGCCTGCCGTGAATGCAATCCGGAGCAGTATGGATTCTGCAAAGGCTGCTTTACCGGCGAATATCCGATTTCTGTTCCCGGCGAGCTTAGCGGAAAAAAGATTTCTGACTGAAAGTTTTAATCTTCTGTAATGACATTTAGTCTATGGTGGAATTACATTGCGCCGTGCCATTATCAGGCATAGCGTTCTGTCATTATCAGCAAAGGATGAACTCTTGCAAAACTGGGAGTTTGCATTAAAGAAGATGGAGTTGCGACGTATTGCACCGCTTTCTAAATTAAGAATATTACATTTTCCACGGGCAATCCCTTGTGATAATCTTGTCAAAATCAATATCGAAGGTTTCTTCCAGGCCTTTATAGCCGGACGCTGTTCCATTGAAATCCGTATCTTTAAGCCTTATAACGAAATAAAAGCCTGCTTTTAAAGATTCTGATGTAGAGAACTTGGTTAAAAAAATGACAGTAAATATGAGCAAGGGTGGAAAAAGATTTAAAATGCTAAACAGGGTTTATTCTTATAGGCAGTAAGTACTTCATAGTATATGAGATCCATTGGACTCAATGTTTTTTCTTTTCCAGTCATTTTCTGTAAAAAAAAGCATATATATAGT contains the following coding sequences:
- a CDS encoding tetratricopeptide repeat protein; amino-acid sequence: MDNESKRNNGILDRANAAILSRDFEQAARIYKGLLKSDPQNIELLSSLGNLYVKSGDDEKALAYFSEIIRIDSKNVEALNSLGGIYRRLKKYDDSISVLEQAVISDESNVQSFYNLGFTFKLMGKYDDALNCFNRVVEENPEDVLAFNHIGSIYALKNQNKDAVSSYLRGLKIDPNHPILHLNLAKSYDALGEFEKAQAEYEAALKTKPGWLEAIENYADLLLKKNKTRNAGELVRHALNLNPKDAAMHTKLGDVYTKQSDFDNAEVEYNEALKIRPEFPKALSGLASAYESTGRNEDALEIMGRMENASPEDSSMLCQYAHILLSADRIEEAGKKIQCAYEKNPDDLHVLNLLGQYYICIGDERKASGCFKKIKAMNPGYSDFYREGGMRYSQKGDLKKAEEFYLRYIAQNPENVDGLHSIAKNYEAQGNLTQAMSTYRQIEKFDSESKAWKNGIERINKRLLDSTNIFANAESSIEDEFGDADENFEIGLGEKTESPEISYSENEMQPSAPTEIETEPESTGEPEHDFENLQNEEVAVEEVFSDGKLDAESEDDDKEKYSHGLDNLVPEEYQDEDVGGLEEDETSAEDFFAQNPFSSGDKSSAPKENSFEPDFETESFDLEEEKPDVISIPPEEKIEKKELPKREYKMPEEKIPAPQKTEPETPAPEEEISEPEELIDDEDFSKDDVFDLPEQTDSSTEDSADLFEDKNLNFEDDDFSEEEKDLAAQEFFMESDEPEKTSASVQAEEEIESSELSDEKMPETVEEQIGNLENSQIRLFKKLKSLCRYLPEQQKKSFLESKTNLQLEYIISRLSGNKGLFASAENARKDSGFVSSVQENETGIKLLLKVILCLKELVNYIQDEQISTLLSAEINRMSEILLPYSGE
- the purE gene encoding 5-(carboxyamino)imidazole ribonucleotide mutase translates to MKVAIFLGSKSDLDTMKKSADVLKEFGVEYKAYVISAHRAGDLLVKTIASVEKEGCDVIIAGAGLSAALPGVIASRTVLPVVGVPLECINPGKSNGLAGMDSLLSIVQMPPQIPVATVGIGNAKNAAYLALEILGIKYPEIKTKLIEFRAKMTADAETNGGSGIEL
- the purF gene encoding amidophosphoribosyltransferase, giving the protein MKCCEFLVEEEEDKLRDECGVVGIYLNPPKQGEPEKKEYVAYSASDFNAATQAYYALYALQHRGQDSVGIAVSNGEDISIHKAMGTTAEVFKPENLEALKGNIACGHVRYATAGSASLENAQPLLLKSKLGAVAVAHNGQLVNYEQLREMLEDSGSTFSSTSDTEVILKLIAKSYKKGLERALTDTIQMIKGSFALVVSTEKCLIGARDPNGIRPLCLGKVENGWILASETCAIDSVNGTYVRDIQPGEIVIINEDGVLSFEFGERTSKRTCVFEYVYFARPDSIIDGIPVTEAREKMGACLARESGVPADVVIGVPDSGIGAAQGYAKEAGIPYASGIIKNKYIGRTFIAPTQRERENMVFVKLNAVKSVVNGKRVVVIDDSIVRGTTSRRLVQILRRAGAKEVHFRISSPPVKFPCYFGINTPTRGELISSIHSEEEICKEIGADSLAFISAEGMLEACRECNPEQYGFCKGCFTGEYPISVPGELSGKKISD